The Oryzias latipes chromosome 1, ASM223467v1 genome contains a region encoding:
- the LOC101155740 gene encoding neuronal vesicle trafficking-associated protein 1 isoform X1 — protein MVKLGSNLSDKLEKQQSAEDGFDNVPLITPLEVSQLQQKFAEKVMVRTSAQFQLQQKRKTRRKKLNINFYRSVSDKAKITGLILISLAFMTGLLLLLMYKAMWYDQLTCPEGFVLKQNHCSPKVLEMFYTEQQEPSTPSRTSAGLIAALSHIDQLKRTGPEPPAYGVLKESSSEPPQRVLRGEA, from the exons ATGGTGAAGCTGGGCTCCAATCTGTCTGATAAACTGGAGAAGCAACAATCAGCAGAGGACGGCTTTGATAACGTTCCCCTGATCACCCCGCTGGAGGTCAGCCAGCTACAGCAGAAGTTTGCAGAAAAG GTCATGGTCAGAACCTCAGCCCAGTTTCAGCTGCAACAGAAGAGAAAGACCAGGCGGAAGAAGCTGAACATCAATTTCTACCGCAGTGTCTCGGATAAAGCCAag ATCACAGGTCTGATCCTCATCTCTTTGGCCTTCATGACCGGCCTCCTTCTTCTGCTAATGTACAAAGCCATGTGGTACGATCAGCTGACCTGCCCAGAGGGTTTTGTCCTGAAG CAGAACCACTGCAGCCCAAAAGTCCTGGAGATGTTCtacacagagcagcaggagcccAGCACCCCCAGCAGGACCAGCGCCGGGCTGATCGCCGCTCTCAGCCACATCGACCAGCTGAAGAGGACCGGCCCGGAGCCGCCGGCCTACGGCGTGCTGAAGGAGTCCAGCAGCGAGCCCCCACAGAGGGTCCTGAGGGGGGAGGCCTGA
- the LOC101155740 gene encoding neuronal vesicle trafficking-associated protein 1 isoform X2: protein MVKLGSNLSDKLEKQQSAEDGFDNVPLITPLEVSQLQQKFAEKVMVRTSAQFQLQQKRKTRRKKLNINFYRSVSDKAKITGLILISLAFMTGLLLLLMYKAMWYDQLTCPEGFVLKNHCSPKVLEMFYTEQQEPSTPSRTSAGLIAALSHIDQLKRTGPEPPAYGVLKESSSEPPQRVLRGEA, encoded by the exons ATGGTGAAGCTGGGCTCCAATCTGTCTGATAAACTGGAGAAGCAACAATCAGCAGAGGACGGCTTTGATAACGTTCCCCTGATCACCCCGCTGGAGGTCAGCCAGCTACAGCAGAAGTTTGCAGAAAAG GTCATGGTCAGAACCTCAGCCCAGTTTCAGCTGCAACAGAAGAGAAAGACCAGGCGGAAGAAGCTGAACATCAATTTCTACCGCAGTGTCTCGGATAAAGCCAag ATCACAGGTCTGATCCTCATCTCTTTGGCCTTCATGACCGGCCTCCTTCTTCTGCTAATGTACAAAGCCATGTGGTACGATCAGCTGACCTGCCCAGAGGGTTTTGTCCTGAAG AACCACTGCAGCCCAAAAGTCCTGGAGATGTTCtacacagagcagcaggagcccAGCACCCCCAGCAGGACCAGCGCCGGGCTGATCGCCGCTCTCAGCCACATCGACCAGCTGAAGAGGACCGGCCCGGAGCCGCCGGCCTACGGCGTGCTGAAGGAGTCCAGCAGCGAGCCCCCACAGAGGGTCCTGAGGGGGGAGGCCTGA